In the genome of Thermoleophilia bacterium, the window CCTAAAACTGGAGGGAATGATTAAGGGCCTTAATGAACAGTGAAGAACTGAAAATCATAGAAGAGTTAAAAATACGTCAGGGTGATACTTGGCGAGTGCTCAAGATTATGAGCGAGTTTGTACGGGGTTTTGATGCCTTATCCTCTGTGGGACCTGCCATAACCTTTTTTGGAAGCTCGAGGCTAAAGGAAGAGGACCACTATTACAAGATGGCTTACAGAACTGCCTTCGCCTTGGGCAGGCTGGGTTTTCACATAGTAACGGGCGGTGGACCTGGCATAATGGAAGCTGCCAACAGAGGAGGAAAGGATGCAGGGACGCTCTCGGTTGGGCTAAACATACAAATACCCACAGAACAAATCCCGAACCCCTATCAAA includes:
- a CDS encoding TIGR00730 family Rossman fold protein, whose translation is MNSEELKIIEELKIRQGDTWRVLKIMSEFVRGFDALSSVGPAITFFGSSRLKEEDHYYKMAYRTAFALGRLGFHIVTGGGPGIMEAANRGGKDAGTLSVGLNIQIPTEQIPNPYQNLSLNFDYFFVRKVMLLRYSTAYIIFPGGFGTLDELFEALTLIQTGKSPAFPIILFGREYWAKLLDFMHKTMAEHGT